A single Microbaculum marinisediminis DNA region contains:
- the fmt gene encoding methionyl-tRNA formyltransferase, which produces MTLRLVFMGTPDFAVPTLTEIVGAGHEVVAVYSQPPRPAGRGMAERKSPVHAAADRFGLPVLTPKTLKDETAQAAFAAHGADAAVVVAYGLILPKAVLEAPAQGCFNLHASLLPRWRGAAPIQRAIMAGDRETGVAVMRMAEGLDTGPVCMEERLAIGPDMTAGELHDRLALIGAGLMVRALAALSRDSLDCRDQPEDGVTYASKIDKAEARIDWARPSQAVHDQIRGLSPFPGAWFDLAGERVKVLRSQSMDRDGPEAPGTLVDEGGIVACADGAIRLVDIQRPGRQQMSYAEFARGARLKKGILFG; this is translated from the coding sequence GTGACACTTCGCCTCGTTTTCATGGGAACGCCGGATTTCGCGGTGCCGACGCTGACCGAGATCGTCGGCGCGGGCCACGAGGTCGTCGCCGTCTACTCGCAGCCGCCGCGGCCGGCCGGGCGCGGGATGGCCGAGCGCAAGAGCCCCGTTCATGCGGCGGCGGACCGGTTCGGCCTGCCGGTTCTGACCCCGAAGACCCTGAAAGACGAAACGGCCCAGGCCGCCTTCGCCGCGCACGGCGCCGACGCGGCGGTGGTCGTCGCCTACGGGCTGATCCTGCCGAAAGCCGTCCTCGAGGCGCCGGCGCAGGGCTGCTTCAACCTGCATGCATCGCTATTGCCGCGCTGGCGCGGCGCCGCCCCGATCCAGCGGGCGATCATGGCCGGCGACCGCGAGACCGGCGTCGCCGTCATGCGCATGGCCGAGGGGCTCGATACCGGCCCCGTCTGCATGGAGGAACGGCTCGCGATCGGACCCGACATGACCGCCGGCGAGCTGCACGACCGGCTGGCTCTGATCGGCGCGGGGCTGATGGTGCGCGCGCTCGCCGCGCTGTCGCGCGACAGCCTGGACTGCCGCGACCAGCCGGAAGACGGCGTCACCTATGCCAGCAAGATCGACAAGGCCGAGGCCCGCATCGACTGGGCGCGCCCGTCCCAAGCCGTCCACGACCAAATCCGCGGCCTGTCGCCGTTTCCCGGAGCCTGGTTCGACCTGGCCGGGGAGCGCGTGAAGGTGCTCCGCTCGCAGAGCATGGATCGCGATGGCCCCGAGGCCCCCGGCACGCTCGTAGACGAGGGCGGGATCGTCGCCTGCGCGGACGGTGCGATCCGGCTCGTCGATATCCAGCGGCCCGGCCGCCAACAGATGAGCTATGCGGAATTCGCACGGGGCGCCCGGCTGAAAAAGGGTATACTGTTCGGGTAA
- a CDS encoding GNAT family N-acetyltransferase, with protein sequence MSSDKNVDGVTIRQEAPADVSAIRCVISAAFDSELEAKLIDKLRKDGDLVLSLVAEKDGKIVGYAGFSRLRIEGSDNRATALAPVAVARCYQRRGVGTALVRDGIGRLEEAGEDLVFVLGDPPYYKRFGFDSRIASHYCAQWSGPAFMALALEPGGQATHRPQVVYPAAFEAFG encoded by the coding sequence ATGTCTTCAGACAAAAATGTGGATGGCGTAACCATCCGCCAGGAAGCACCCGCCGACGTCTCCGCAATCCGCTGCGTCATATCCGCCGCCTTCGACAGCGAGCTTGAAGCCAAGCTGATCGACAAGCTGCGCAAGGACGGCGACCTCGTCCTGTCCCTCGTGGCGGAAAAGGACGGCAAGATCGTCGGCTATGCCGGCTTCTCGCGGCTGAGGATCGAAGGCAGCGACAACCGCGCGACCGCGCTCGCGCCGGTCGCCGTGGCCCGTTGCTACCAGCGCCGCGGCGTCGGCACGGCACTGGTGCGCGACGGCATCGGCCGGCTCGAGGAGGCGGGCGAGGATCTCGTCTTCGTGCTCGGCGACCCGCCCTACTACAAGCGCTTCGGCTTCGATTCGCGGATCGCCAGCCACTACTGCGCGCAGTGGTCGGGCCCGGCCTTCATGGCGCTGGCGCTCGAACCCGGCGGCCAGGCGACGCACCGCCCGCAGGTGGTCTACCCCGCGGCGTTCGAGGCGTTCGGCTGA